Part of the Candidatus Binatia bacterium genome is shown below.
CTGGTCGCCGGCCTTGACCCCCGCCTTGGATGCGGGTGTGTCTTCGATCGGCGAGACCACGGTGAGAACACCGTTCCGGACCGTAATCTCGATTCCCAGGCCGCCGAACCTTCCCGCCGTGTCCATCTGGAGATCCTTGTAAAGGTCGGGCGTCAGGTAAGCGCTGTGCGGATCGAGCGAGTTCAGCATTCCGTTGATCGCGCCGTTGACGAGGTCCTTGGAGTTGACGTCGTCGACGTAGTTCTTTTTGACGATGGACAGGATGCTGGTGAATGTCTCGAGGCTCTCGTATTCCTCGCGCGGGATGGCCGAAACGTTCGTTACGACCTGCCCGCTGAAAACGAAAACCAGGCCGAGGCAAAACAGGGCCAAAAGAAACGAAGACCGATGTTTTCTAACCAACTTCATGGGGCTCTCCTGAGAAAAAGATTGCAACAGAGGCTTAATGTATATCAAAGAAGAAAAAATTGCCAATCATTTTCGGGTCCGTTTGCCGGCAAAGTAACGGGTGCCAGGTAGTAGGGGGGTAATGGAACAACGGAGTTATGGACTAAGAATCCAGTACTCCAATACTCCAGTACTCCAAACCTTCACTTTTTAAACCACGGCGCCGGGTCCACGGGCCGTCCATCCTTGCGGATCTCGAAGTAAAGCCGCGCTCCGGCGAGCGAATCGCTGTCGCCGACCAGGGCTATGGGCTCGCCTTTGCGGACCGGGTCGCCGGATTTTTTGAACAGCTCCGCCAGGTGCGCGTAGATCGTGTAGTAGCGCTGGCCGTGATCGACGATCATCATCCTGCCATAGCCCGAAAAGCGGTCGGCGAAGACGACTTTACCCGCCTCGACGGCCCTGACCTCTTCGCCGACCGGCGCATCGATGTCGATGCCTTTGCGAAACAGCTCGGCGGAAAACTCCGGGTGCTGGGTCTTGCCGAACGCTCCCGAGACCGCGCCGCGCACCGGGTATTCCAGCTTGCCCCGCATCGCTTCAAAACCGGAGCCCGCGGGAGCTTCCTTTGGAAGGGAGGCGGACCGCCGGCTGATTTCGTCCATCATTTTCTGCAGCCTGTGAGCCGCCTGCTCCAGCTCCTTCAGCGCGCGCTGGCGCGTCTCCTTTTCGCGGCGCAGGCTCGCGAGCATCTCCTGCTTCTTTTGCCGGTCGAGCCGGATGCCCTCCTTGATGTCCGTCAGCGATTTTCTTTGCCGGGCGACCTCTTCTTTTTTTTGCTCCAGCTCTTTTCGCAGGATCTGCTGGCGCCCGGACTCGTCGCTCAACCGATCGACCAGCGCGCGATCGTAGTCGAGAGTTATCTTGAGATAGTGTCTCCGCTGCATCAGCTCGGCCAACGAGCCCGCGCCGTCCAGCAGGACAAACGGGCTTCCAGTCCGCTGCCACTTATAAAGCGCCCGCGACCGCTGCCGCAACAGATCTCGGCGCACGTCGATCGAAGAATTGAGCCGCCGCGCCTCCGCTTCCTTTTTCTTGATGTCCGCTTGAACCGACTCGAGAGCGGCGTTGACTCTTTTCAGCTCCTTATTTTTCTTGTCCAGCTCACCGTCGATCTTCGCCAGGATCTCCAGGACCGAGCCCTCTTTCTTCTTCACCTGGGTGATTCCCTGCCGCTCCTTCTCCATCTTCTTCTTGATTCCTTCCAGCTCCCGCTCGGCCTCCGCGGCGAGGGCAGGCGCGCCCGGAAGAAAAATTGGACTCATTGCAAAATGAAAACTGCAAAGTGTAAAAGTCAAAAAGAGCAGATGTTTCTTTCTTTCAATTTGCATTTTGAAATTTGAATTCTGCATTTTGCATTGGCGCGCCCCCGGGCGCGCAGCTCGTCATCTCGGCAGAAACCGGCTGATAGAAAAAAAACCGGCGAACGCGCCCATGACCCAACCCAGACAAAACAGCAGCGCCATGCTTTCCGGCGCGAGGAAGCGAAGCCCGTCGCGCGCCGTAAAGACGGCTAGAGTCTGAGGAAGCTCGGCCTGCAACAAAAGAAACGCCAGCCAGAGCGCGACGAGCGACAGCGCGGCGCCGAAGAGCCCCTGAAGCATCCCCTCGATCACAAACGGCATCTTGACGACTCCGGCCGGCGCGCCCACGAGCTGCATGATCTCGATCTCCTCCCGGCGCGCCACGATGGCGAGCTTGACGGTGTTGACGACGATCAAGAGCGTCGCGAGAAAAAGAAATCCGCCGAGGATCCACTTCGCCCATTCGATTCCGATCATGAGCGCAGTGAAGTTTTCTGTCCATTCCTGCGGGTATTCCACTTCGTCGATCGCCTTTTCCGCGCGCAGCCGCTCGACCGCGCCGGCTACAGAATCGTGATCGCGATGGCCCGGCTTGAGAGCGATCTCCAGCGACGCCGGCAGCGTATCGGCGGACAATCCTTCGAGCACTCCGGATTGCGAGCCGAGCGATTTCTTGAAGCTCTCCCACGCCTCGCGCTGCGAGATAAAGCGGACGCTTTCGATTTCCGGATAGGCGCGGACGCGCTGGACGAGAGACTCGGCTTCGGACGCGGCGAGGCGATTGCCCAGGTAAGCAAAGATATGAATCCGGCTCCCCCACCCCCGGAACAGGCCCTGAAGATTTTCCTGAGCGAGGAGAAAGCCGCCAAAAATGAAAAGCGTCATCGCCATGGTGCCGGAGGTGAGGAGATGGGTCGAGAGCACCTCCTGAAAGCTCCTAAACACCCGGCGAAACACGAACAAGACCTGAGATATTTTCATCGCCAGGCCTCCGCCGCGAGCTTCGGCTCGCCGAGCAAACGGCCATGTTGGAGCATGACCACCCGGTGACGGAATCGCTTGAAAATCTCCGCGTCGTGAGTCGCGATCACGACCGTGGCGCCTTGCTGGTGGATTCGATTAAAAAGCCGCATCGTTTCCTCCGCGACTTCGGAGTCGAGATTCCCGGTGGGCTCGTCGGCCAGAACCAGAAGCGGATCGTTGACCAACGCCCGGGCAATGGCGACTCTCTGTTGCTCGCCGCCGGACAGCATCGCCGGCCTGGCGTCGTGTTTGTCCTTGAGTCCCAGCTCGCGCAGCAGGTTGAAGGCCTTCTTGCGGCTTTCACGCGCCGGGGTTCCGACCACCTCCGCGGCCAGAGCGACGTTGTCCAAGACCGTCATTGTGGACAACAGCCGGAATTCCTGAAAGACGAGACCGATCTCCTGGCGCAGCCGGGCGACGCCGCCCGCGTTCAGACGGCCAACGTTCCGGCCGTTGATGACGATTTGTCCGTCGGTGGCTTCTTCCCCGCGAA
Proteins encoded:
- a CDS encoding peptidoglycan DD-metalloendopeptidase family protein, with product MSPIFLPGAPALAAEAERELEGIKKKMEKERQGITQVKKKEGSVLEILAKIDGELDKKNKELKRVNAALESVQADIKKKEAEARRLNSSIDVRRDLLRQRSRALYKWQRTGSPFVLLDGAGSLAELMQRRHYLKITLDYDRALVDRLSDESGRQQILRKELEQKKEEVARQRKSLTDIKEGIRLDRQKKQEMLASLRREKETRQRALKELEQAAHRLQKMMDEISRRSASLPKEAPAGSGFEAMRGKLEYPVRGAVSGAFGKTQHPEFSAELFRKGIDIDAPVGEEVRAVEAGKVVFADRFSGYGRMMIVDHGQRYYTIYAHLAELFKKSGDPVRKGEPIALVGDSDSLAGARLYFEIRKDGRPVDPAPWFKK
- a CDS encoding ABC transporter permease, with the translated sequence MKISQVLFVFRRVFRSFQEVLSTHLLTSGTMAMTLFIFGGFLLAQENLQGLFRGWGSRIHIFAYLGNRLAASEAESLVQRVRAYPEIESVRFISQREAWESFKKSLGSQSGVLEGLSADTLPASLEIALKPGHRDHDSVAGAVERLRAEKAIDEVEYPQEWTENFTALMIGIEWAKWILGGFLFLATLLIVVNTVKLAIVARREEIEIMQLVGAPAGVVKMPFVIEGMLQGLFGAALSLVALWLAFLLLQAELPQTLAVFTARDGLRFLAPESMALLFCLGWVMGAFAGFFSISRFLPR
- the ftsE gene encoding cell division ATP-binding protein FtsE, translated to MIRLFRVSKIYPPNYPALVDIDLEITKGEFVFINGPSGAGKTTLLKLLFRGEEATDGQIVINGRNVGRLNAGGVARLRQEIGLVFQEFRLLSTMTVLDNVALAAEVVGTPARESRKKAFNLLRELGLKDKHDARPAMLSGGEQQRVAIARALVNDPLLVLADEPTGNLDSEVAEETMRLFNRIHQQGATVVIATHDAEIFKRFRHRVVMLQHGRLLGEPKLAAEAWR